From the genome of Pukyongia salina, one region includes:
- a CDS encoding CCC motif membrane protein: MEKQRLNTTLVYILSIVGFLCCCIPVIGVIPSAIAFFVANGKVKEWKANPENYENGEAMNTARIIALVVLIINLIYLAYNIFLIVTAGGWDAYMEQQRAVMEQYGIDS, translated from the coding sequence ATGGAAAAACAAAGGTTAAATACCACCCTTGTATATATTCTGTCAATTGTAGGATTCCTGTGTTGTTGTATTCCGGTAATTGGTGTTATCCCTTCAGCCATCGCTTTTTTTGTGGCCAACGGCAAAGTAAAAGAATGGAAGGCTAATCCCGAAAACTACGAAAATGGCGAGGCAATGAACACGGCTCGAATTATAGCGCTGGTCGTATTGATCATCAACCTGATCTATCTCGCGTATAACATCTTCCTCATTGTTACTGCCGGTGGGTGGGATGCCTATATGGAACAGCAAAGAGCTGTGATGGAACAATACGGTATAGATTCGTAG
- a CDS encoding DUF2752 domain-containing protein, with translation MTMEGIDDYMLPCLTKKYLGFDCFGCGMQRATAFLFKGDFVAAFKIYPAIYPLILLLIFLFLNMFVSFRHSERIKIILILVTIVTIVGNFILKIIIN, from the coding sequence ATGACCATGGAAGGCATCGACGATTATATGTTGCCGTGCCTTACTAAAAAATATCTAGGTTTTGACTGTTTTGGCTGTGGCATGCAACGTGCCACAGCCTTTCTTTTTAAAGGAGACTTCGTGGCAGCCTTTAAAATATATCCCGCCATCTACCCCCTTATCTTACTTCTTATTTTTTTATTTCTGAATATGTTCGTCTCATTCCGGCATTCAGAAAGAATTAAAATTATACTTATCTTAGTTACCATTGTTACCATCGTTGGGAACTTTATTCTGAAAATTATAATTAACTAA